The proteins below are encoded in one region of Methanosarcina barkeri 3:
- the mfnA gene encoding tyrosine decarboxylase MfnA: MNEQGLSEKEIFSYLEDVKSEDTDYYRVLSSMCTHPHRIAVEAHRLFIEANLGDLGLFAGAYRLEKEVIQMLGELLHFQSVETPSGDSCKSSVCGYLTTGGTESNIQAIRGMKNLVTEGGKRAGDVLNIVVPESAHFSFDKVANMMGIEVKRALLDSEFRVDIESVESLIDANTIGLIGIAGNTEFGQVDPIEELSKLALENELFLHVDAAFGGFVIPFLEKPYSFDFKVPGVTSIAIDPHKMGLSTIPSGALLFKSPFFMESLKVNTPYLTTKSQFTLTGTRSGASAAATYAIMKYLGREGYRKNVQYCMQLTAKLVKEARKLGFEPLIEPVMNVVALRVPNPDLVREQLLTKFNWNVSITRSPRSLRLVLMPHNTAHDIEEFLQDLRKITSEL; this comes from the coding sequence ATGAATGAGCAGGGTCTTTCTGAGAAAGAGATATTTTCCTATCTGGAAGATGTAAAGTCAGAAGATACGGATTACTATAGGGTTTTAAGTTCAATGTGTACTCATCCGCACAGAATCGCGGTTGAGGCTCACAGGTTATTTATTGAGGCTAATCTGGGTGATCTGGGACTTTTTGCAGGTGCCTACAGACTGGAAAAAGAAGTTATCCAGATGCTGGGAGAACTTCTTCATTTTCAGTCTGTTGAAACTCCTTCAGGAGATTCATGTAAGAGTTCGGTTTGCGGTTATCTTACAACAGGAGGTACGGAATCCAACATTCAGGCTATTAGGGGTATGAAAAATCTCGTGACTGAGGGTGGAAAAAGAGCAGGTGATGTCCTCAATATAGTTGTTCCTGAGTCAGCTCACTTCTCATTTGATAAGGTAGCCAATATGATGGGCATTGAGGTTAAAAGAGCTCTTCTGGATTCTGAATTCAGAGTGGACATCGAATCTGTAGAAAGTCTGATAGATGCAAACACTATCGGACTCATAGGGATAGCAGGAAATACGGAATTTGGCCAGGTAGATCCGATTGAGGAACTTTCAAAACTTGCTCTTGAGAATGAGCTTTTCCTGCATGTTGATGCAGCTTTCGGAGGGTTTGTGATTCCGTTCCTTGAAAAGCCATATTCTTTTGATTTTAAAGTTCCAGGCGTTACTTCCATTGCAATAGATCCTCATAAAATGGGCCTTTCCACAATTCCCTCAGGTGCCCTGTTATTCAAATCTCCTTTTTTCATGGAGTCCCTCAAGGTAAACACTCCATATCTTACAACAAAGTCTCAATTTACTCTCACGGGTACTCGCAGTGGAGCTTCAGCCGCTGCCACTTATGCTATTATGAAGTATCTTGGACGTGAAGGATATAGAAAAAATGTACAGTACTGCATGCAGCTTACCGCAAAATTAGTCAAAGAAGCTCGAAAATTAGGGTTCGAACCTCTTATTGAGCCTGTAATGAACGTGGTCGCCCTGAGAGTTCCGAACCCTGATCTTGTGCGAGAGCAACTCTTAACTAAATTTAATTGGAATGTCTCAATCACTCGCAGCCCAAGATCTCTTCGCCTGGTCCTTATGCCTCATAACACAGCTCATGATATAGAAGAATTCCTGCAAGATTTGAGAAAAATAACATCAGAACTTTAA
- a CDS encoding CBS domain-containing protein, giving the protein MKSSVKIGSVMGIPIRLHITFLLILPIFAYAFAINPQPFGFEGVEPSVTRYSLSVLTAILLFASILVHELAHSYLAMRYGVKIENITLFLFGGVSAMEKIPREPGQEAKMASAGPLTSLVIGLFCLLIYGNLISPNPVLSQNPIYLVIWILGIMNFILGIFNLLPAFPMDGGRVLRAFYARRMSYVKATQSAAAVGKFFAVLMAIFGIFIGNPWFPLIALFIYVGASEEERSTRAEVTLENIRVKDIMTRNVVSVSPSMSVEDLVKFMFEKRHMGYPVMEGGSLKGIVTFTDIQRVPSIERPVAKVSDIMTRDVISVSPDAQASDVLRLVSSKNIGRVMVIDDGSVVGILSRTDLVRIMKLRSE; this is encoded by the coding sequence ATGAAATCGTCAGTGAAAATCGGAAGTGTTATGGGTATACCTATAAGGTTGCACATAACTTTTCTTCTCATATTACCCATATTTGCTTATGCGTTTGCGATCAACCCGCAGCCTTTTGGTTTTGAAGGAGTTGAACCGTCAGTCACAAGATATTCGCTTTCAGTCCTGACTGCTATTCTGCTTTTTGCTTCGATCCTTGTGCATGAACTTGCACATTCATACCTGGCAATGCGTTATGGGGTTAAAATTGAGAACATTACTCTCTTTCTTTTTGGAGGAGTATCGGCTATGGAGAAGATACCCAGAGAACCTGGACAGGAAGCAAAAATGGCTTCTGCCGGACCCCTTACAAGTCTTGTAATAGGCTTATTCTGTCTTTTAATATATGGGAATCTAATTTCCCCTAATCCTGTACTTTCTCAAAACCCGATATACCTTGTTATCTGGATTCTTGGAATTATGAACTTTATACTCGGGATCTTCAACTTGCTGCCTGCTTTTCCAATGGATGGAGGTAGAGTACTTCGCGCTTTCTATGCAAGAAGAATGTCTTATGTGAAAGCTACCCAGAGTGCAGCAGCCGTAGGGAAGTTTTTTGCCGTTCTTATGGCGATTTTCGGAATTTTCATAGGCAACCCCTGGTTTCCTTTGATCGCACTCTTTATTTACGTCGGCGCATCTGAAGAAGAGCGTTCTACTCGGGCTGAGGTAACTCTCGAAAATATTCGGGTAAAGGATATTATGACCAGGAATGTGGTTTCAGTCAGTCCTTCCATGAGCGTGGAAGATCTTGTTAAGTTCATGTTTGAGAAGAGACATATGGGTTACCCTGTAATGGAAGGAGGCAGCCTGAAAGGAATTGTGACGTTTACGGATATCCAGCGTGTTCCTTCTATTGAACGTCCAGTGGCCAAAGTATCTGATATTATGACTAGGGATGTCATCTCGGTATCTCCGGATGCTCAGGCAAGTGATGTTCTGAGACTCGTATCTTCTAAAAATATTGGTAGAGTAATGGTTATTGATGACGGATCAGTCGTAGGGATACTTTCAAGAACAGATCTTGTACGGATCATGAAACTAAGATCAGAGTAA